From the Pomacea canaliculata isolate SZHN2017 linkage group LG4, ASM307304v1, whole genome shotgun sequence genome, one window contains:
- the LOC112561794 gene encoding organic cation transporter protein-like, whose product MGLGKSLDQLVAQLGERSRFQILLLLLVGCNYIPVVFNHVIMAFYGSAPKHHCRITAVDSDNLSYSISHEQFGNMTVLMEEPVDKCTTQLFLHSGINNTVICQEGQWVYESNFDEKTIVSEWDLVCQYKYLNSLATTIYFSGVMIGGLLFGHLSDNIGRLPVLLITLYLPIGLGVGMAFVPSYTVFVLLRFFQGVLMQGLQTSSYVLVMEFFSPHQRPTVGAVMECFWGTTVMVLPGLAYLLPNWRHLQLAISLPSLLSVIYIWFVPESIRWLLLKGKIEKGRMLVTRMCNFNKIPFPKEAWESVENEVEIVSAAPNSSYNMTHLMRTKQLRQRSLVLYYLWLTIATGYFGLTFQITSLPGNKYINFFVGGLVELIAYALSLFVMNKFGRKNPLLACFLCAAVCCIIAAAIPRQVTEAGLNLEHISTAFAIAGRFAIAGLFSVIFVYTTELYPTVIRNIGIGTCTFWARLGGVIAPQINQLGSGFSVSVPILIFGCMMLVAGGLLLFIPETHNRKLPDTIADIENGEPSSVQVIKSDASGDQELMIKKPPNSGGGVTAKA is encoded by the exons GTAGAATCACTGCAGTGGACTCAGACAATCTTTCATACAGCATCAGCCATGAACA ATTTGGAAATATGACAGTGCTAATGGAGGAGCCTGTTGATAAGTGCACAACACAGTTGTTCCTTCATTCTGGTATCAACAACACTGTTATATGTCAAGAGGGACAGTGGGTGTATGAATCTAATTTTGATGAAAAAACTATAGTCTCAGAA TGGGATTTAGTATGTCAGTACAAGTACCTAAACAGCCTGGCAACAACAATCTATTTCAGTGGTGTTATGATTGGGGGACTTTTGTTTGGACACCTGTCTGATAATATTGGCCGTCTTCCAGTATTGCTGATCACTCTTTACCTGCCCATTGGTCTGGGTGTTGGTATGGCCTTTGTGCCAAGCTACACTGTATTTGTTTTACTGAGATTTTTTCAAGGAGTACTCATGCAG GGTCTGCAAACCTCAAGCTATGTTCTCGTCATGGAGTTTTTTAGCCCACATCAGCGTCCAACTGTAGGTGCAGTGATGGAATGTTTTTGGGGCACCACAGTCATGGTGCTACCTGGCCTGGCTTACCTGCTGCCCAACTGGAGGCACCTTCAACTTGCCATCAGTCTGCCCAGCTTGCTGAGTGTTATTTACATTTG GTTTGTTCCTGAATCAATACGGTGGCTACTTTTGAAGGGAAAGATTGAGAAGGGAAGGATGCTGGTGACAAGAATGTGCAACTTCAACAAGATTCCATTTCCCAAAGAGGCATGGGAAAGTGTCGAAAACGAGGTGGAGATAGTTTCTGCTGCACCAAACTCTTCATACAACATGACCCATCTTATGCGCACCAAACAGTTACGCCAGCGCTCTCTTGTCCTTTACTACCTGTG GCTCACCATTGCAACAGGCTACTTTGGGTTGACATTTCAGATTACCTCTCTGCCAGGcaacaaatatataaacttttttgtaGGAGGACTTGTGGAGCTGATAGCCTATGCCTTATCATTGTTTGTCATGAACAA ATTTGGGCGGAAAAATCCTCTCTTGGCCTGTTTTCTATGTGCAGCTGTGTGCTGCATAATTGCTGCAGCTATACCTCGTCAAGTAACTG AAGCTGGATTGAACTTGGAACACATATCTACCGCCTTTGCAATCGCAGGAAGATTTGCCATAGCTGGACTATTTTCAGTCATATTTGTGTACAcaactgagctttacccaactGTCATAAG aaatattggTATCGGTACTTGTACCTTCTGGGCAAGACTTGGTGGGGTAATTGCACCCCAGATTAATCAACTG GGCTCAggcttctctgtctctgtgccAATCCTCATCTTTGGCTGCATGATGCTGGTAGCTGGTGGTCTGCTACTTTTTATACCAGAAACCCACAACCGGAAACTGCCAGACACTATTGCAGATATAGAAAACGGAGAGCCCAGCAGTGTTCAGGTGATAAAATCAGATGCATCTGGTGATCAAGAACTGATGATCAAGAAGCCTCCAAATTCTGGGGGTGGTGTAACAGCAAAAGCATAA
- the LOC112561317 gene encoding ABC transporter G family member 21-like isoform X2, which yields MITLDGNPLTKTLRKRTCYVLQEDIFLPKLTLWETLYFSAMVHLPEKMPHSEKMAKIDHIIKVLDLTKCRDTVVGDHFNRGLSGGEKKRLSIACELITDPDIMLLDEPTSGLDSSTAYSLMVLLKQLTENFGKAVVVTIHQPSSQMFHMFTHLLLLADGHIAYFGDGGKVLDFFEELGLVCEPHFNPADFVLETVKKDEETVKRIIDLAEAKRCTDTWPQKLRHNHHDHGAEFLSDKDKVISGSVFLYTDASGDVIVTMAESDVEMQKSVNSDIDGLSGLAENALLLKKSSDLQTKSSASSRWATGFWTQYKMLNWRTFKQSRSRIISKYNIVNSMSVAIVLGLLWFQIERTHETIKERMGYLFFMSTYWSFMPMFDALTSFPPERPVVRKERAAGAYRLSAFYFAKMSSELPLIFVMPSLFITITYWMGGFRGVSQYFATWAILVLNVLNCQGFGYIMGSAIWDLQMCITMTSVVVLFGLLSAGYYITRLPTWLFWVRYLSIVCYPYNAMSILELGDLPPVPCANLTSFDLPECHLGNSTIITADMVLKHFGVTLPIFCYIVMIVIQLFVFRSIAYFVMRFKNKPI from the exons ATGATTACACTCGATGGAAACCCACTGACCAAGACACTACGGAAGCGCACTTGCTATGTACTACAGGAAGATATTTTTCTGCCAAAACTTACACTTTGGGAGACACTATAT TTTTCAGCTATGGTGCATCTTCCTGAGAAAatgccacattcagagaaaatGGCCAAAATTGACCACATCATCAAGGTGCTTGATCTGACCAAGTGTAGGGACACAG TTGTTGGGGACCATTTCAATCGAGGACTTTCGGGTGGTGAAAAGAAGCGCCTGAGTATTGCTTGTGAGCTAATAACAGATCCAGACATCATGCTTCTTGAT GAACCAACTTCAGGCTTAGATTCCAGCACTGCATACTCTCTAATGGTGCTCTTAAAACAACTCACAGAAAATTTTGGCAAAGCAGTGGTGGTTACAATCCACCAGCCGTCCAGTCAGATGTTTCACATGTTCACACACTTGCTACTGCTAGCTGATGGCCAT ATAGCTTACTTTGGAGATGGTGGTAAAGTCTTGGATTTCTTTGAGGAACTTGGCCTTGTGTGTGAGCCTCATTTTAACCCAGCAGATTTCGTAT tggaaacagtgaagaaagatgaagaaactgTCAAAAGAATTATTGACCTGGCAGAAGCTAAGAG GTGCACGGATACATGGCCCCAGAAGCTGCGACACAACCATCATGACCATGGAGCTGAATTTCTATCTGACAAAGATAAAGTAATTTCAGGAAGTGTTTTTCTGTACACAg ATGCAAGTGGTGATGTGATAGTTACCATGGCTGAATCTGATGTCGAAATGCAGAAATCGGTCAATTCAGATATAGATGGATTATCAGGTCTTGCAGAGAATGCACtccttttgaaaaaatcttCAGACCTTCAGACCAAATCTTCAGCTTCATCCCGCTGGGCCACAGGATTCTGGACACAGTACAAG ATGCTGAACTGGAGAACATTTAAGCAGTCCCGATCACGAATCATCTCCAAGTACAATATTGTCAACAGTATGTCTGTGGCTATAGTACTGGGTCTCCTGTGGTTCCAGATTGAACGAACACATGAGACCATCAAAGAACGCATGGGATAC TTATTCTTCATGTCGACGTACTGGAGTTTTATGCCAATGTTTGATGCTTTAACCTCAT TCCCACCAGAGCGTCCTGTTGTGCGAAAAGAACGAGCTGCCGGAGCCTATCGACTTTCAGCATTCTATTTTGCCAAAATGTCAAGTGAACTTCCGCTAATCTTTGTCATGCCTTCCTTGTTTATCACCATTACTTACTGGATGGGAGGATTTCGTGGTGTTTCACAGTACTTTGCAACCTGGGCTATACTTGTCCTAAATGTCTTGAACTGCCAG ggtttTGGATATATCATGGGCTCTGCTATCTGGGACCTTCAGATGTGCATTACCATGACTTCTGTTGTCGTACTCTTTGGGCTGCTTTCAG CTGGCTACTACATCACACGGCTACCTACCTGGCTGTTCTGGGTCCGATATTTGTCTATTGTATGTTACCCATATAATGCCATGAGCATCTTGGAACTAGGAGACCTTCCTCCAGTGCC GTGTGCCAACCTGACAAGTTTTGATCTACCAGAATGTCATCTGGGCAATTCAACTATCATCACTGCAGACATGGTGCTAAAACATTTTGGTGTCACTCTTCCTATCTTCTGTTATATTGTAATGATTGTTATACAACTGTTTGTTTTTAGGTCAATAGCATACTTTGTTATGAGGTTCAAAAACAAACCAATTTAA
- the LOC112561317 gene encoding ABC transporter G family member 21-like isoform X1, protein MSSGAGVCTNGCATGSGAEDVNKTIADVTCKNPPQLEFLFKDLNIFIKNKQILNSVSGVVHSGEVLAVMGPSGSGKTTMLSALAGRVSVQSGMITLDGNPLTKTLRKRTCYVLQEDIFLPKLTLWETLYFSAMVHLPEKMPHSEKMAKIDHIIKVLDLTKCRDTVVGDHFNRGLSGGEKKRLSIACELITDPDIMLLDEPTSGLDSSTAYSLMVLLKQLTENFGKAVVVTIHQPSSQMFHMFTHLLLLADGHIAYFGDGGKVLDFFEELGLVCEPHFNPADFVLETVKKDEETVKRIIDLAEAKRCTDTWPQKLRHNHHDHGAEFLSDKDKVISGSVFLYTDASGDVIVTMAESDVEMQKSVNSDIDGLSGLAENALLLKKSSDLQTKSSASSRWATGFWTQYKMLNWRTFKQSRSRIISKYNIVNSMSVAIVLGLLWFQIERTHETIKERMGYLFFMSTYWSFMPMFDALTSFPPERPVVRKERAAGAYRLSAFYFAKMSSELPLIFVMPSLFITITYWMGGFRGVSQYFATWAILVLNVLNCQGFGYIMGSAIWDLQMCITMTSVVVLFGLLSAGYYITRLPTWLFWVRYLSIVCYPYNAMSILELGDLPPVPCANLTSFDLPECHLGNSTIITADMVLKHFGVTLPIFCYIVMIVIQLFVFRSIAYFVMRFKNKPI, encoded by the exons ATGAGTTCAGGTGCAGGAGTGTGCACAAATGGTTGTGCAACTGGAAGTGGGGCTGAAGATGTGAATAAGACAATTGCAGATGTCACTTGCAAGAACCCACCACAACTGGAATTTCTCTtcaaagatttaaatattttcatcaagaacaaacaaattCTTAACAGTGTGAGTGGCGTTGTACACAGTGGAGAGGTGCTGGCAGTTATGGGACCAAGTG GATCAGGAAAGACAACCATGCTGAGTGCTCTAGCTGGTCGCGTTTCTGTGCAGTCGGGAATGATTACACTCGATGGAAACCCACTGACCAAGACACTACGGAAGCGCACTTGCTATGTACTACAGGAAGATATTTTTCTGCCAAAACTTACACTTTGGGAGACACTATAT TTTTCAGCTATGGTGCATCTTCCTGAGAAAatgccacattcagagaaaatGGCCAAAATTGACCACATCATCAAGGTGCTTGATCTGACCAAGTGTAGGGACACAG TTGTTGGGGACCATTTCAATCGAGGACTTTCGGGTGGTGAAAAGAAGCGCCTGAGTATTGCTTGTGAGCTAATAACAGATCCAGACATCATGCTTCTTGAT GAACCAACTTCAGGCTTAGATTCCAGCACTGCATACTCTCTAATGGTGCTCTTAAAACAACTCACAGAAAATTTTGGCAAAGCAGTGGTGGTTACAATCCACCAGCCGTCCAGTCAGATGTTTCACATGTTCACACACTTGCTACTGCTAGCTGATGGCCAT ATAGCTTACTTTGGAGATGGTGGTAAAGTCTTGGATTTCTTTGAGGAACTTGGCCTTGTGTGTGAGCCTCATTTTAACCCAGCAGATTTCGTAT tggaaacagtgaagaaagatgaagaaactgTCAAAAGAATTATTGACCTGGCAGAAGCTAAGAG GTGCACGGATACATGGCCCCAGAAGCTGCGACACAACCATCATGACCATGGAGCTGAATTTCTATCTGACAAAGATAAAGTAATTTCAGGAAGTGTTTTTCTGTACACAg ATGCAAGTGGTGATGTGATAGTTACCATGGCTGAATCTGATGTCGAAATGCAGAAATCGGTCAATTCAGATATAGATGGATTATCAGGTCTTGCAGAGAATGCACtccttttgaaaaaatcttCAGACCTTCAGACCAAATCTTCAGCTTCATCCCGCTGGGCCACAGGATTCTGGACACAGTACAAG ATGCTGAACTGGAGAACATTTAAGCAGTCCCGATCACGAATCATCTCCAAGTACAATATTGTCAACAGTATGTCTGTGGCTATAGTACTGGGTCTCCTGTGGTTCCAGATTGAACGAACACATGAGACCATCAAAGAACGCATGGGATAC TTATTCTTCATGTCGACGTACTGGAGTTTTATGCCAATGTTTGATGCTTTAACCTCAT TCCCACCAGAGCGTCCTGTTGTGCGAAAAGAACGAGCTGCCGGAGCCTATCGACTTTCAGCATTCTATTTTGCCAAAATGTCAAGTGAACTTCCGCTAATCTTTGTCATGCCTTCCTTGTTTATCACCATTACTTACTGGATGGGAGGATTTCGTGGTGTTTCACAGTACTTTGCAACCTGGGCTATACTTGTCCTAAATGTCTTGAACTGCCAG ggtttTGGATATATCATGGGCTCTGCTATCTGGGACCTTCAGATGTGCATTACCATGACTTCTGTTGTCGTACTCTTTGGGCTGCTTTCAG CTGGCTACTACATCACACGGCTACCTACCTGGCTGTTCTGGGTCCGATATTTGTCTATTGTATGTTACCCATATAATGCCATGAGCATCTTGGAACTAGGAGACCTTCCTCCAGTGCC GTGTGCCAACCTGACAAGTTTTGATCTACCAGAATGTCATCTGGGCAATTCAACTATCATCACTGCAGACATGGTGCTAAAACATTTTGGTGTCACTCTTCCTATCTTCTGTTATATTGTAATGATTGTTATACAACTGTTTGTTTTTAGGTCAATAGCATACTTTGTTATGAGGTTCAAAAACAAACCAATTTAA